Proteins encoded together in one Planctopirus ephydatiae window:
- a CDS encoding recombinase family protein produces the protein MKDKYIGFVRVSSREQEREGFSLDVQEEALRKWAKQNGGEIIQMFRIAETASKRDKRKTFNEMLAYAKKHAHEVDGVLFYKIDRAARNLSDYMKLEELEEKYGLRFISTSQPIDDQPAGRMARRMLASIAAFYTEQQSIDVKDGMNKRVENGLFVTKAPYGYKNVKVDDRRLITVEPEKASNVKRIFELFAFHSLTIEQVIETMAEEGRVYVRSKPKWSYSKVYAILLDRSYVGEVRYHDGWHRGTHKPLVDSVTWSRVQFLLGQTTYRAHQMVYAGELIRCGHCGSPVTGEVKTKQTKKGEKSYTYYRCTKYHVGNHPRIRLTESELDEQVLAMIGRMKVESPQLRAWFQMALKRRESQRHSNSVQRVEELKRQLSLAEGRIEEALNMRLAGDLDEAKYDKKRTELEQKRDQLRALIASLREADVDEATDAVHAADVFRLIEKRWADADYPVKRRILETIFNGFVLTDKVLVPDNGTPLGQLSA, from the coding sequence ATGAAAGACAAATATATTGGTTTCGTGCGTGTCAGCAGCCGGGAGCAGGAGCGAGAAGGGTTTTCGCTCGACGTTCAGGAAGAGGCTCTTCGGAAATGGGCCAAACAGAACGGCGGCGAGATCATCCAGATGTTCCGCATTGCGGAAACTGCAAGCAAGAGGGACAAGCGGAAGACCTTCAATGAGATGCTGGCCTACGCCAAGAAGCACGCTCATGAGGTTGATGGCGTCTTGTTCTACAAGATCGATAGAGCCGCCCGGAATCTGTCGGACTATATGAAGCTTGAAGAGCTTGAAGAAAAGTACGGCCTTCGTTTCATTTCCACGTCGCAGCCTATTGACGATCAGCCTGCGGGGAGGATGGCACGTCGGATGTTGGCCAGCATTGCAGCGTTCTACACAGAACAGCAATCAATCGACGTTAAGGATGGAATGAACAAACGGGTCGAGAACGGTCTTTTTGTGACTAAGGCACCCTACGGCTATAAGAACGTCAAGGTGGATGATCGCAGGCTGATTACCGTAGAACCGGAGAAGGCCAGCAACGTCAAACGAATCTTTGAGTTGTTTGCATTTCATAGCCTGACCATCGAACAGGTCATCGAAACGATGGCCGAGGAGGGGCGTGTCTACGTCAGATCAAAGCCTAAGTGGAGCTACTCTAAGGTGTATGCCATCCTGTTGGATCGTTCGTATGTCGGCGAGGTTCGATATCACGACGGCTGGCATCGTGGCACGCACAAACCCCTCGTCGATTCAGTGACTTGGAGCCGGGTGCAGTTCCTACTTGGCCAGACGACCTATCGTGCGCACCAGATGGTCTACGCTGGTGAACTGATCCGGTGTGGGCATTGCGGCAGTCCCGTGACTGGCGAAGTGAAGACGAAGCAGACGAAGAAGGGCGAGAAGTCCTACACGTACTACCGCTGCACCAAGTACCACGTCGGCAATCATCCCCGAATCCGCCTGACGGAAAGCGAATTGGATGAGCAGGTCTTGGCGATGATCGGACGGATGAAGGTCGAGAGTCCTCAGTTACGAGCATGGTTTCAGATGGCGTTGAAAAGACGGGAAAGCCAACGTCATTCAAACTCCGTGCAGCGGGTGGAGGAACTGAAGCGGCAGTTGTCCCTCGCCGAAGGCCGAATCGAAGAAGCTCTCAACATGCGGCTTGCGGGCGATCTCGACGAAGCGAAATACGACAAGAAACGGACGGAACTTGAACAGAAGCGGGATCAACTGCGAGCGTTGATTGCTTCATTGCGTGAGGCCGATGTCGATGAAGCCACGGATGCAGTCCATGCCGCTGACGTTTTTCGGCTCATCGAGAAGAGATGGGCTGATGCCGATTATCCCGTCAAACGGCGCATCTTGGAGACGATCTTCAACGGCTTTGTTCTAACCGACAAAGTTCTTGTGCCAGACAACGGGACACCGTTAGGACAACTTTCCGCCTAA
- a CDS encoding recombinase family protein: MDRAKKFAALARVSSREQEREGFSLDVQEDALRLYAERNDGEIIRFFRIAETASKHDERTTFKELLAFAKEHALELDGLLFYKVDRAARNLFDYVELERLESESGIRFISVSQPTENTPAGRMQRRMLASMASFYTEQQSLDVREGMNRRVQSGLFVTKAPYGYKNIRINGRGAVQIDPVNGPKVQRIFDLYGNGFHTLDTLADALIEEGIEYIPSVKKVPRSKLHTILTDRSYLGELRHHKAWFPGTHEPLVDQETWDKVQFFLGEKIYHAHQMTYASEFMTCGFCGNPITGEKKIKQTSTGEREYIYYRCTKYHVGDHPRVRVTERDLDMQMLALFDKMRVEDEDFRQTFVEQLKAATEDDFEKNSLEDDVIREQQKKACNRVTTLTKMRLDGEIDHETYADMFPKLKDEEARLRLHLDRKARTCFEISNIAVKAFELSQVLRQKWVRADYAVKRRILEILCLNCRLDDISLVPTMRKPFDLLAEGLLLKNSRDDRI, from the coding sequence ATGGATCGAGCCAAGAAATTTGCGGCACTGGCAAGGGTCAGTAGCCGAGAGCAGGAACGGGAGGGATTCTCTCTCGACGTACAGGAAGACGCCCTGCGGCTGTATGCCGAACGGAATGATGGCGAGATCATTCGCTTCTTCCGCATTGCCGAAACGGCCAGCAAGCACGATGAACGCACGACGTTCAAAGAACTGTTGGCTTTCGCCAAAGAACACGCCCTCGAACTCGATGGGCTGTTGTTCTACAAAGTTGACCGTGCTGCTCGAAATCTGTTCGATTACGTCGAACTCGAACGGCTGGAATCGGAATCGGGTATCCGATTCATTTCTGTCTCGCAGCCCACCGAGAACACTCCCGCAGGCCGAATGCAGCGCCGCATGTTGGCAAGCATGGCCAGCTTCTATACCGAGCAACAATCGCTCGACGTGAGGGAAGGTATGAACCGTCGAGTCCAGAGCGGCCTATTCGTGACAAAGGCTCCTTACGGTTACAAAAATATCAGAATCAACGGGCGTGGTGCCGTTCAAATCGATCCGGTGAATGGCCCGAAGGTTCAACGAATCTTCGATCTCTATGGCAACGGCTTTCACACGCTCGACACGCTTGCCGACGCTCTGATTGAAGAAGGCATCGAATACATTCCTTCGGTCAAGAAGGTGCCACGCAGCAAGCTCCACACGATCCTGACCGACCGTTCGTATCTGGGTGAGCTACGGCATCACAAGGCTTGGTTCCCCGGAACCCACGAACCGCTGGTCGATCAAGAGACGTGGGACAAGGTGCAGTTTTTTCTGGGTGAGAAGATTTACCACGCTCACCAGATGACCTACGCCTCGGAGTTCATGACCTGCGGCTTCTGCGGCAATCCCATCACGGGTGAGAAGAAGATCAAGCAGACCTCCACCGGCGAGCGTGAGTACATTTACTATCGCTGCACGAAGTACCACGTTGGCGATCATCCACGGGTTCGAGTCACGGAGCGTGACCTCGACATGCAGATGCTCGCTCTGTTCGACAAGATGCGGGTTGAGGACGAAGACTTTCGGCAGACGTTCGTGGAGCAACTGAAGGCTGCGACAGAGGACGACTTCGAAAAGAACAGCTTGGAGGACGACGTAATCCGAGAGCAACAGAAGAAGGCGTGCAATCGTGTGACCACGCTGACGAAGATGCGGCTCGACGGTGAGATCGACCACGAGACCTACGCCGATATGTTTCCGAAGCTGAAGGACGAGGAGGCCCGATTGCGGCTCCACTTGGATCGAAAGGCCCGCACCTGCTTCGAAATTTCGAACATTGCGGTCAAAGCGTTTGAACTTTCGCAAGTCCTTCGGCAGAAGTGGGTTAGAGCAGATTACGCCGTGAAGC